One Nitrosopumilus piranensis genomic region harbors:
- a CDS encoding metal ABC transporter substrate-binding protein — MNTQTKTAIIAIVIVIPFTSYYVWQDDSTNDFQTLATSEKLAVVTSFYPMYEFTKEIGGDKVSLSLLIPPGMEPHDWEPTVKDIQQIQQSDMIVINGLGFERWVDDIDNINSEIQIVDTSFGITPIRNNDEHKEYVMGDIDYDPHIWLNPNTIKIQVQNIAGNLKEHDPENAEYYTRNTQEYLQKIELLDKKIRNDISECSKRDFIAFHDAFSYFAKEYELNQHTVLKTSAVYEEATAQSLENIINLARELDIKIIFTEEFSNSKLTQVIANELGGKVLVLDPLEIEKKGYTFLDRLETNVENLKEALC, encoded by the coding sequence ATGAATACTCAAACTAAGACGGCAATAATTGCAATTGTAATAGTAATTCCTTTTACATCATACTATGTTTGGCAAGATGATTCTACAAATGATTTTCAAACTTTAGCAACTAGTGAAAAACTTGCTGTCGTGACATCATTTTATCCAATGTATGAATTTACAAAAGAAATTGGAGGAGACAAAGTATCTCTCTCTCTTTTGATTCCTCCTGGAATGGAACCTCATGATTGGGAACCTACAGTAAAAGACATCCAACAAATACAACAATCAGACATGATTGTTATCAATGGATTAGGGTTTGAGCGATGGGTTGATGATATAGACAATATTAATTCTGAGATACAAATAGTTGATACTAGTTTTGGTATAACTCCAATTAGAAATAATGATGAACATAAAGAATATGTCATGGGGGACATAGACTATGATCCTCACATATGGCTTAATCCAAATACAATAAAAATTCAAGTTCAAAATATTGCTGGAAATTTAAAGGAGCATGACCCTGAAAATGCAGAATACTATACAAGAAATACACAAGAATATTTACAAAAAATAGAATTACTTGATAAAAAAATAAGAAATGATATATCTGAATGCTCGAAAAGAGATTTCATTGCTTTTCATGATGCATTTAGTTATTTTGCAAAAGAGTATGAATTAAATCAGCATACTGTATTAAAGACATCAGCAGTGTATGAAGAGGCAACTGCACAATCACTTGAAAATATCATCAATCTAGCACGAGAATTAGATATTAAAATTATTTTTACAGAAGAATTTTCCAATTCAAAACTAACTCAAGTGATTGCAAATGAATTAGGTGGTAAAGTTCTAGTATTAGATCCATTAGAAATAGAAAAAAAAGGATACACATTTCTTGACAGGTTAGAGACTAATGTAGAAAATCTAAAGGAGGCATTATGTTGA
- a CDS encoding cupredoxin domain-containing protein — protein sequence MIILENVPRIYSRIIIIGIFALVVLFNIDQSYAEEYTISIPYGAFNPELNTPAEVWYDPPELIVQVGDTVTWTNDDREGHTVTSGDGAGRFDWMGSKNLGESDGIFDSKRFMPEESWSYTFEEAGSFNYFCVIHPWMEGIVFVEPSIPDYPHDATGKPVEFPILLITPDNSVEINFSWEPKIIKTHEKVNFIYRFYDATTDQPLRKLQYDIAIIQNGIELYRDKNAVSQAGGDYRQWIFEEPGSVLIKFRDIRSFGKVAETNIDLSGSSVARLGDFSAVVYENTEKIKTVDEIVQPRQTVQFYYEIAVAIIVVPAIMLLIVVIFMKNKGPQTPINQGGRKSSPI from the coding sequence ATGATAATTCTTGAGAATGTCCCTAGAATTTATTCAAGAATAATCATCATTGGAATATTTGCTTTAGTTGTGCTTTTTAATATTGATCAATCTTATGCTGAAGAATATACAATTAGTATACCTTATGGAGCATTTAATCCAGAACTAAACACTCCTGCTGAAGTTTGGTATGATCCTCCTGAATTAATTGTTCAAGTTGGTGATACTGTGACATGGACTAATGATGACAGAGAAGGACATACTGTTACTAGTGGAGATGGTGCAGGAAGATTTGATTGGATGGGTTCTAAAAATTTGGGGGAGTCTGATGGGATTTTTGATAGCAAAAGATTCATGCCTGAGGAGTCTTGGTCATATACTTTTGAGGAAGCAGGATCATTCAATTACTTTTGTGTAATTCATCCTTGGATGGAAGGAATTGTCTTTGTTGAACCATCAATTCCTGATTATCCTCATGATGCTACAGGAAAACCAGTAGAATTCCCAATACTATTGATAACTCCCGATAACTCTGTTGAGATAAATTTCTCTTGGGAACCTAAAATAATTAAAACACATGAAAAAGTGAATTTCATCTATAGATTTTATGATGCTACAACTGATCAACCCTTAAGAAAATTACAATATGATATTGCAATTATTCAAAACGGCATTGAATTGTATCGAGACAAAAATGCTGTATCACAAGCAGGTGGTGATTATAGACAATGGATTTTTGAAGAACCAGGTTCAGTACTTATAAAATTTAGAGATATAAGGTCATTTGGAAAAGTTGCAGAAACTAATATTGATCTTTCTGGAAGCTCTGTAGCTAGACTCGGCGATTTTAGTGCAGTAGTTTATGAAAATACTGAGAAAATTAAAACTGTAGATGAAATTGTGCAGCCAAGGCAAACTGTTCAATTCTATTATGAAATTGCAGTTGCAATAATTGTGGTTCCAGCAATCATGTTACTCATAGTTGTAATATTTATGAAAAATAAAGGACCTCAAACACCAATCAATCAAGGAGGAAGGAAGTCAAGTCCTATCTAA
- a CDS encoding multicopper oxidase domain-containing protein: MKSRSGIMLIFLVAIATVSVFYTALPEGINAQQEEKTFVTHTGAVVTTTGEVLDPLYTSATVEFDPMEYLRDFNYGRVSQLSDGTTVREFTIIANDDEIMEVSPGIFFNVWTFNGTVPGPTIRATEGDIVRVKFINNGEKEHTMHFHGIHPAGMDGVFEPVGGNGGQFVYEFEAGPVGVHPYHCHVMPLEEHIVRGLYGVFIVDPKEERPPADEMVMVLNGLDMDFDGENNFYAANTIPFYYQHHPIQINTDELIRVYVVNMVEFDPINNLHLHGNLYNYYPTGTDIVPSAYTDMITLSQTERGIMEFEYEYPGKYLFHAHKVEFSEKGWVGIFLVNENENAVESKEYGT, from the coding sequence ATGAAATCACGTTCTGGAATTATGTTGATATTTTTGGTTGCAATTGCAACAGTTTCTGTTTTCTACACAGCACTTCCTGAAGGAATTAATGCACAACAGGAAGAAAAAACATTTGTCACTCATACTGGTGCTGTGGTAACAACAACTGGTGAAGTATTAGATCCACTATACACTAGTGCAACAGTGGAATTTGATCCAATGGAATACTTGCGTGATTTCAATTATGGTCGTGTTTCACAATTGTCTGATGGAACAACTGTACGTGAATTTACAATTATTGCTAATGATGATGAAATAATGGAGGTATCTCCTGGAATATTTTTCAATGTATGGACATTTAATGGAACAGTTCCAGGACCAACAATTAGGGCAACCGAAGGAGATATTGTACGAGTCAAGTTCATCAACAATGGTGAAAAAGAACACACAATGCACTTTCATGGGATTCATCCTGCAGGAATGGATGGAGTCTTTGAACCTGTAGGTGGTAACGGCGGACAATTTGTTTATGAATTTGAAGCTGGTCCTGTAGGTGTTCATCCATACCACTGTCATGTTATGCCACTTGAAGAACATATTGTACGTGGTCTGTATGGTGTTTTCATAGTTGATCCAAAAGAAGAACGTCCACCAGCTGATGAAATGGTTATGGTGTTAAACGGCTTGGATATGGACTTTGATGGAGAAAATAATTTCTATGCTGCAAACACGATTCCATTTTATTATCAACACCATCCAATTCAAATTAACACCGACGAATTGATTCGAGTTTATGTTGTAAATATGGTGGAATTTGATCCAATAAACAACCTTCACTTACATGGCAATTTGTACAATTACTATCCAACTGGAACTGATATTGTTCCTTCAGCTTATACTGATATGATTACCCTTTCTCAAACCGAGCGAGGCATAATGGAGTTTGAATATGAGTATCCTGGAAAATATCTTTTCCATGCACACAAGGTAGAGTTTTCTGAAAAAGGCTGGGTAGGAATATTCCTAGTAAATGAAAATGAAAATGCTGTAGAGTCAAAAGAATATGGAACTTAG
- a CDS encoding CopG family ribbon-helix-helix protein, with product MPIVSISLNDEILSELDKLQSSMGFSGRSEAIRAGIRAFVSEEKQKSDLSGNIHAILLVVHNDEFDHVVSGITHNFEDLITTHLHSKIDKEKCMELFVIDGDAEKVSTMTKDFQTNKNMDTVRLVAI from the coding sequence ATGCCAATAGTTTCAATCTCACTAAATGATGAAATACTATCTGAATTAGACAAATTACAATCAAGCATGGGATTTTCAGGTAGGTCTGAGGCCATCAGGGCAGGAATTAGAGCATTTGTTTCTGAAGAAAAACAAAAGTCAGATTTGTCAGGTAATATTCATGCAATTCTTTTGGTAGTACACAATGATGAGTTTGATCATGTTGTATCAGGAATTACTCATAACTTTGAGGACTTGATTACAACACATCTTCACAGTAAAATTGACAAAGAAAAATGTATGGAGCTTTTTGTAATTGATGGAGATGCTGAAAAAGTTTCTACCATGACAAAAGATTTTCAGACAAACAAGAACATGGATACCGTTAGACTTGTTGCAATCTAA
- the mntR gene encoding transcriptional regulator MntR → MSKTTSEKNTKRLESIKKAHSQKNSFTTRMEDYLEVISELVELKGYASPTDISNYMHVSPPSVTKMLRKLDSDEYLEYTKYRGLKLTSRGKTIANDIRQKHSVLLEFFQLIGIESDVANKDVEGIEHHLNPKTMKQLRKFTTFLKSSPDHLQSFNPKNN, encoded by the coding sequence GTGTCAAAAACCACATCTGAAAAAAATACAAAACGATTGGAATCAATCAAGAAGGCACACAGCCAAAAAAATTCATTTACGACTAGAATGGAGGATTATCTTGAGGTAATCTCTGAGCTCGTAGAACTCAAAGGATATGCTTCCCCAACTGACATTTCAAATTACATGCATGTTAGTCCTCCTAGTGTAACTAAGATGCTTCGAAAACTTGATTCTGATGAATATCTGGAATATACAAAATATCGTGGGTTAAAGTTGACCTCAAGAGGCAAAACCATTGCAAATGACATTCGTCAAAAACACAGTGTTTTGTTAGAGTTTTTTCAACTAATTGGCATTGAATCTGATGTGGCAAATAAAGACGTAGAAGGTATTGAACATCATTTAAACCCAAAAACTATGAAACAATTGAGAAAATTCACAACTTTTCTAAAATCTAGTCCTGACCATCTCCAATCATTTAATCCTAAGAATAACTGA
- a CDS encoding virginiamycin B lyase family protein yields MQKFLIAILIISFFSVPFAAAHPFTEETIPSLTSNAPAGTTEVIVYFSEPIDINFSELRVFDTNGNQIDNKDTSYYEGELSLIVTTPPLEDGVYTASTKVLSKVDGHLVPDAFLFAVGDVVIDPSLLDVKQPSELVFLPEAGARFPGLVGQTIVLGAVIASLIIWGTQNKQLIREELDKIEKFHHGKFMSITGIGLVLIFISNILMIAVQSVRLGVSPLDAIQTDFGITWVMRMSITIILLGIWFWLDRSRSLSKKNQIPMLGAMLALIATSSLIGHGAASGHTPALILDYIHNLVSGVWIGGIIYFVFTLLPTFSQLKESQREKMSLVMIPRFSIAFIISVGVVIITGPTLMWFLESDIGLITESIYGQLIILKIAIASVIIGFGGFFQLKLQKNAEKELQSGKISIHKKLKKSLKVDAVLGIMLLGVVSLLINGTLPAGEIQKIDAQEIVYGFKTIEFTENTKFDIDISPFASGSNTILVKVSDFEGNPLYDSNQLKVKISNPSKSISPIEIPMEIIKQEENKPIEFQGELTFGFSGEWLVEVEAQRTENANESKLLNLLVKPKLKDIQTEVIEYELPEDAKPLFPLYDGRNSLWISDASAPRLWEFSLQTQEFTPYSFDGQTTTFLTQDRDGNIWFTDTPRNQIGFIDPQTKEITTKTIPKFDPVISDNTPLFIKADFEGNIWITIINKDRIVKYIPEDNKFEEIILPGKENLPFALEIDEEGKIWFTTTGAGNIGFIDPKDNHITQFSSEPPLQGPEALLFDDEGDLWIAEHTGLAITKFNLIFETFERISVPNDEALPFGMTFDRYGNIWFAQHTIDNIGAYDPDNNNLIEVPVPSETSFIQFMTSDGDDNVWFVEQQANKIGTVKITEIPVIAPQDQSSNEFELKYTELASPLIALGIIATSLFYVKSIHDKRRLNDLISS; encoded by the coding sequence ATGCAAAAGTTTCTCATTGCCATATTGATAATATCATTTTTTTCAGTTCCATTTGCAGCAGCACATCCATTTACTGAAGAAACTATTCCAAGTTTAACATCTAATGCACCTGCAGGTACCACAGAAGTAATTGTATACTTTTCAGAACCTATTGACATTAACTTTAGTGAACTCAGAGTATTTGATACCAATGGAAATCAAATAGACAATAAAGATACTAGTTACTATGAAGGGGAATTATCTCTTATTGTTACAACACCTCCATTAGAAGATGGAGTTTATACAGCATCAACAAAAGTTCTCTCTAAAGTTGATGGACATCTTGTTCCAGATGCATTCTTGTTTGCAGTAGGAGATGTTGTAATTGATCCATCTTTGTTAGATGTAAAACAACCCTCAGAGTTAGTATTTTTACCTGAAGCTGGTGCAAGATTTCCAGGACTAGTTGGTCAAACAATTGTCTTAGGAGCAGTAATTGCATCATTGATAATTTGGGGAACACAAAACAAACAATTGATTAGAGAAGAACTAGATAAAATAGAAAAGTTCCATCATGGAAAGTTTATGTCAATTACAGGGATTGGACTAGTATTAATTTTCATCTCAAACATTTTGATGATTGCAGTACAAAGTGTACGACTCGGGGTTTCTCCACTTGATGCAATTCAAACGGATTTTGGAATAACATGGGTAATGAGAATGAGTATTACGATAATCTTACTAGGTATTTGGTTTTGGCTTGATAGAAGCAGGTCTCTATCAAAAAAGAATCAAATTCCAATGTTAGGAGCAATGCTTGCATTAATTGCAACATCAAGTTTGATTGGTCACGGAGCAGCTAGTGGTCATACGCCAGCATTAATACTTGATTATATTCACAACTTAGTTTCAGGAGTTTGGATTGGTGGAATTATTTATTTTGTTTTCACTTTATTGCCAACATTCTCACAATTAAAAGAATCACAGCGAGAAAAGATGAGTTTGGTGATGATCCCACGATTCTCAATTGCATTCATAATTTCTGTAGGAGTTGTTATAATTACAGGCCCAACATTGATGTGGTTCCTAGAAAGCGACATTGGATTAATTACTGAATCAATTTACGGTCAACTAATTATTCTAAAGATTGCCATTGCATCAGTAATAATTGGATTTGGAGGATTTTTCCAATTAAAATTACAAAAGAATGCAGAAAAAGAGCTTCAATCAGGAAAAATTTCAATACATAAAAAATTAAAAAAATCACTCAAAGTTGATGCAGTGTTAGGAATAATGCTTTTAGGAGTTGTTTCACTCTTGATTAACGGAACACTGCCTGCAGGTGAAATACAAAAAATTGATGCACAAGAAATTGTTTATGGTTTTAAAACTATAGAATTTACAGAGAACACAAAATTTGATATTGATATTTCACCATTTGCTAGTGGTTCAAACACAATTCTAGTCAAGGTTAGTGACTTTGAGGGAAATCCACTTTATGATTCAAACCAGCTCAAAGTCAAAATATCAAATCCATCAAAGAGCATTTCACCAATTGAAATCCCAATGGAGATAATCAAACAAGAAGAAAATAAACCAATAGAGTTTCAAGGTGAATTAACATTTGGATTTTCAGGGGAGTGGTTAGTTGAAGTTGAAGCACAAAGAACTGAGAATGCAAATGAATCCAAGCTTTTGAATTTACTAGTAAAACCAAAACTAAAAGATATTCAAACAGAAGTTATAGAATATGAATTACCAGAAGATGCAAAGCCATTATTCCCATTATATGATGGACGAAATTCACTTTGGATAAGTGATGCGTCTGCTCCGCGTTTGTGGGAGTTTTCGCTTCAAACACAAGAGTTCACACCATATTCATTTGATGGACAAACTACAACATTTCTAACTCAAGATAGAGATGGAAATATTTGGTTTACAGATACGCCCAGAAATCAAATTGGATTCATAGACCCTCAAACAAAAGAGATTACAACAAAAACAATTCCAAAATTTGATCCTGTTATTTCAGACAATACACCTCTTTTCATAAAAGCAGATTTTGAAGGAAATATTTGGATTACAATTATCAATAAAGATAGAATTGTAAAATACATACCTGAAGATAATAAATTTGAAGAAATTATTTTGCCAGGAAAAGAGAATTTACCATTTGCATTAGAAATTGATGAAGAGGGAAAAATCTGGTTTACTACAACAGGTGCAGGCAATATTGGGTTTATTGATCCAAAAGACAATCACATAACTCAATTTTCAAGTGAACCACCACTACAAGGACCTGAAGCATTACTGTTTGATGATGAGGGAGATCTCTGGATTGCAGAGCATACAGGCCTGGCAATTACAAAATTTAATTTAATCTTTGAGACATTTGAGAGAATTTCTGTGCCTAATGATGAGGCATTACCATTTGGAATGACGTTTGATAGATATGGAAATATTTGGTTTGCACAGCATACCATAGATAATATTGGAGCATATGATCCTGACAACAATAATTTGATTGAAGTTCCTGTTCCTTCTGAGACATCTTTTATACAATTCATGACATCAGATGGAGATGATAATGTTTGGTTTGTTGAACAGCAAGCAAACAAAATTGGAACAGTAAAGATAACTGAAATTCCTGTTATTGCCCCACAAGATCAATCATCAAATGAATTTGAGTTAAAGTATACAGAACTTGCATCACCATTAATTGCATTAGGAATTATTGCAACATCTCTATTTTATGTAAAGAGTATTCATGATAAAAGAAGACTAAATGATTTAATCAGTTCTTAG
- a CDS encoding ZIP family metal transporter — translation MELSNKSSKGKMIASGIIPFVFLVIMMAYIFGPGADLLDLGIPLPEITMEKVDFVDSEIQVIVRNTGPIPVEVAMADINDRIQPAAVEPDRYLNRYETALVRIPFEWNEAEPYIIGITIEDGTRFEKEIEAAAPALEPTLELAAFFAIIGTYVGIIPVMIGLLWLPFIKKISKQKYHFFLALTAGLLLFLGIDSIEEAIEVSEENLAGSFNGVLLVATVITFSFLGLYYTGEKLVSKAGSSRFTKPVAIALMIAIGIGLHNFGEGLAIGAAVGLGSIAFSTFLIVGFALHNTTEGIAIAAPMSRGKTMIGKLAALGLIAGAPAIFGGWVGGFVYSPFTSVIFLSIGAGAIFQVIITILKWIREEGDKNLSSAAVASGFAIGMLVMYLTSIFV, via the coding sequence ATGGAACTTAGTAACAAATCATCAAAAGGAAAAATGATTGCAAGTGGTATCATTCCATTTGTATTTTTAGTAATTATGATGGCATACATTTTTGGTCCTGGTGCAGATCTTCTTGATTTAGGAATTCCATTACCTGAAATTACGATGGAAAAAGTAGACTTTGTAGATTCTGAAATCCAAGTCATTGTAAGGAACACTGGACCTATACCAGTTGAAGTTGCAATGGCAGACATTAACGATAGAATTCAACCTGCTGCAGTAGAACCTGATAGATATTTGAACCGGTATGAAACAGCTTTAGTAAGAATTCCATTTGAATGGAATGAAGCAGAACCATACATAATTGGAATCACAATTGAAGATGGAACACGTTTTGAAAAAGAAATAGAAGCTGCAGCTCCTGCATTAGAACCTACACTTGAACTTGCAGCATTCTTTGCTATTATCGGCACTTATGTGGGAATCATACCTGTGATGATTGGCTTGCTTTGGTTACCCTTTATCAAAAAAATTAGTAAACAAAAATACCATTTCTTTTTGGCATTAACTGCAGGATTGTTATTATTTTTGGGAATTGATTCTATTGAAGAAGCAATAGAAGTTTCTGAAGAAAATCTTGCTGGAAGTTTTAATGGAGTATTGCTTGTTGCCACTGTTATCACATTTTCATTTCTTGGATTGTATTACACTGGCGAAAAATTAGTTAGCAAAGCAGGGTCTTCTAGATTTACAAAACCCGTGGCCATAGCTTTGATGATTGCAATTGGTATCGGATTGCATAATTTTGGAGAAGGATTGGCTATTGGTGCTGCGGTAGGTCTTGGTTCTATTGCATTTAGCACATTTTTAATCGTAGGATTTGCTCTGCATAATACTACAGAAGGAATAGCTATAGCTGCACCGATGTCTAGAGGAAAAACAATGATTGGAAAACTTGCTGCTTTGGGATTGATTGCAGGTGCGCCTGCTATTTTTGGTGGTTGGGTCGGTGGTTTTGTGTATTCTCCATTTACTTCTGTAATCTTTCTATCCATTGGGGCAGGTGCAATATTTCAAGTAATCATCACTATCCTAAAATGGATTCGAGAGGAAGGTGACAAAAATCTCTCAAGTGCTGCAGTAGCCTCTGGGTTCGCTATTGGTATGCTAGTCATGTATCTTACCAGCATTTTTGTATAA
- a CDS encoding metal ABC transporter ATP-binding protein, giving the protein MLKAVEISNLTVHYPDVKALDDVSFVVNEGDFLGIIGPNGAGKSTLFDCMLGLNTKYKGTINFFGKDIRQSKNFLKEIGYVPQKPIFEKNFPATVSDVVRMGLRNESDENKINEILQQLWIHELQNRRIGELSGGQLQRVFIAKALVNNPKVLILDEPVTGIDQQSIELFYSILRELNSKQKITIIWSSHDLDAVNQLANHVACLNRTLFFHGESEKFFSDDELVKQYSEASMQEHMHHH; this is encoded by the coding sequence ATGTTGAAGGCCGTTGAAATTAGTAACCTAACAGTTCATTATCCTGATGTAAAGGCTCTTGATGATGTGAGTTTTGTGGTAAATGAGGGTGATTTTTTAGGTATAATTGGTCCAAATGGTGCTGGAAAATCTACTCTTTTTGATTGCATGCTTGGACTCAATACAAAATACAAAGGAACAATCAATTTTTTTGGTAAAGACATTAGGCAATCAAAAAATTTCCTTAAAGAAATTGGATATGTCCCTCAAAAACCAATTTTTGAAAAAAATTTTCCGGCAACTGTTAGTGATGTTGTCAGAATGGGACTGCGAAATGAGTCTGATGAAAATAAAATCAATGAAATCTTACAACAATTATGGATTCATGAACTTCAAAATAGAAGAATAGGTGAATTATCCGGCGGACAATTACAACGAGTCTTTATTGCAAAAGCTTTGGTAAATAACCCTAAAGTTTTGATTTTAGATGAGCCAGTCACTGGAATTGATCAGCAAAGCATAGAATTGTTCTATAGTATTTTGCGTGAATTAAACTCTAAACAAAAAATCACAATTATTTGGTCATCTCATGATCTAGATGCAGTAAATCAATTGGCAAATCATGTTGCTTGTCTGAATAGAACTTTATTTTTCCATGGGGAATCTGAAAAATTCTTTTCTGATGATGAACTTGTTAAACAATACTCTGAGGCATCGATGCAGGAGCATATGCATCACCATTAG
- a CDS encoding metal ABC transporter permease, which yields MHRALISGIAIAILCSVVGLFLVLRRYSLFGDAIAHSSFGGIAIGLLAGVYPLWTAYGVSIVSALIITRIKDRFNISGDASIAVLLSSGIAVGLVIIGLSGGFTIDIFSFLFGSILLVSVDDTVLILSLTGTILIVILVLYRQILYSTFNEEQAKVSGIPVEKINYLIVFMAGITVVTSIQLVGVLLISALFVIPNVSAIMYGKGFKHTAIISMSFSIFSVVTGILISYVFDITPAGTIVLISIGLLAGTMGIKSAGMLSKN from the coding sequence ATGCATAGAGCACTAATCTCTGGAATTGCCATTGCAATTCTTTGCTCTGTTGTAGGATTGTTTTTGGTTCTTAGACGATACTCTTTGTTTGGCGATGCAATAGCACATTCATCTTTTGGTGGTATTGCTATAGGTCTTTTGGCAGGAGTCTATCCATTATGGACTGCTTATGGTGTATCAATAGTTAGTGCATTAATCATTACAAGAATAAAAGATAGATTCAATATTTCTGGAGATGCCTCAATTGCAGTACTTTTATCCTCAGGCATAGCAGTTGGACTCGTAATTATTGGATTATCCGGCGGATTTACCATTGATATCTTTAGTTTTCTCTTTGGAAGTATTCTTCTAGTCAGCGTTGATGATACAGTTTTGATACTTAGCCTTACTGGCACAATTCTAATTGTGATACTGGTATTGTATAGGCAGATTCTCTATTCTACATTTAATGAGGAGCAAGCTAAAGTTAGTGGCATTCCTGTAGAAAAAATAAACTATCTAATAGTGTTTATGGCTGGAATTACAGTTGTCACCTCAATACAACTTGTTGGTGTCTTGTTAATTTCTGCCTTATTTGTAATTCCTAATGTGTCTGCAATAATGTATGGTAAGGGATTCAAACACACCGCAATTATTTCTATGAGCTTTTCAATTTTTTCAGTTGTAACTGGAATCTTAATTTCTTACGTCTTTGATATTACTCCTGCAGGAACAATTGTTTTAATTTCAATTGGGTTACTTGCAGGAACAATGGGAATAAAATCTGCGGGTATGCTTTCTAAGAACTGA
- a CDS encoding Kelch repeat-containing protein → MKKILFLLILLLFPFQNIFAEGDSERWERLIDMPEARSEMESDIIDEKIYVVGGITNTNRISDSVFIFDTKEESWSMGTPMPLELHHTGTASNDGKLYVVGGYTKGWNPSSALLIYDSYRDIWSQGSDMPTARGALTTEFVEGKLYAIGGFNENSRTENEVYDPITNSWEPKSPMPTAREHLTSAVLDGKLYVVGGRAGQINSDANEMYDHATDTWEVLEPLPTARSGLTASTLNGAIFVFGGENSLKTFEENEAYIPGEGWLIQQPMPIPRHGLASSTVGNSIYLIGGGVAPGFSFSAITEKYHNTIIPEFGILAIMILGISMITLILITRSKIQHSFH, encoded by the coding sequence ATGAAGAAAATATTATTTTTATTAATTTTATTGTTGTTTCCTTTTCAAAATATTTTTGCAGAAGGAGATTCAGAAAGATGGGAGAGACTGATAGATATGCCAGAAGCAAGATCAGAGATGGAGTCAGATATAATTGATGAGAAAATCTATGTTGTTGGAGGCATAACCAATACAAATCGTATTTCAGATTCTGTTTTTATTTTTGACACTAAAGAGGAATCATGGAGTATGGGAACACCTATGCCTTTAGAATTACATCATACAGGAACTGCATCTAATGATGGAAAACTGTATGTTGTTGGAGGATACACGAAAGGATGGAATCCATCAAGTGCATTACTAATTTATGATTCTTACAGAGACATTTGGAGTCAAGGTTCAGATATGCCAACTGCTCGTGGTGCATTGACTACAGAATTTGTAGAGGGTAAACTATACGCAATTGGTGGATTTAATGAGAATTCTCGTACTGAAAATGAAGTTTATGATCCTATAACAAATTCATGGGAGCCAAAATCTCCAATGCCTACAGCCAGAGAACATCTTACATCAGCAGTATTAGATGGAAAATTGTATGTTGTTGGAGGGAGAGCAGGACAGATAAATTCAGATGCAAACGAAATGTATGATCATGCCACAGATACGTGGGAAGTGTTAGAGCCACTTCCAACAGCAAGAAGTGGATTAACTGCATCAACTCTTAATGGAGCAATTTTTGTTTTTGGTGGTGAAAATTCGTTGAAAACATTTGAAGAGAATGAAGCATACATTCCAGGCGAAGGGTGGTTAATACAACAACCAATGCCAATTCCAAGGCATGGTTTGGCATCATCAACTGTAGGGAACAGCATATATCTCATTGGCGGAGGAGTGGCTCCAGGTTTTAGTTTTAGTGCAATTACTGAAAAATATCACAATACAATCATTCCAGAATTTGGAATTTTAGCAATTATGATTTTAGGGATTTCAATGATCACATTAATTTTGATAACAAGATCTAAAATTCAACATAGTTTTCACTAG